The following are encoded together in the Roseivirga misakiensis genome:
- a CDS encoding SUMF1/EgtB/PvdO family nonheme iron enzyme — translation MKNLVGFIKVGSLGLLIMFSVSACSIFGKKQRVSSTTGAAYGTRKSNLGFKPYDDRRLPNPPGMVYVQGGRTVLGSFEEDLYGSRDNIERTVTVNSFWMDETEITNSQWREYVFYQYNPQVLDLPKNIEIENPNSKGAADLAEPPEPFLPDYTGPTHSISSPKMMEDIIPDDNVWTSSFSFNDVYAENYYSNPGYNDYPVVGVSWRQVVDFAKWRTDNVNLSLIFEMDFEDLPLAFQEEFIVINETTGDPELAIGGQIIGDNNGEKQVISVEDFDDFQQEVVEFINDPLNKREFIERGIYLPQFRLPNEAEWEYAAKATIGTVYLDENEEYGRIYPWDGRSTRNPFGKRRGKQLANFKRGRGDYAGIAGNTNNDGSSIPEKVGQREPNDFNLFNMAGNVSEWVFDTYRPLSFGEFDDLNPVRKDGTGDSEENYGWQSSQVADSISYNPQLEYRSLVNDRSKVYKGGSWKDVAYWMAPGTRRFTDMDRASSTIGFRCAMISIGDDIKK, via the coding sequence ATGAAAAATCTAGTAGGTTTCATAAAAGTAGGTTCCTTGGGACTTCTGATTATGTTTTCAGTAAGTGCCTGCTCTATTTTTGGTAAGAAGCAAAGAGTAAGTAGCACAACAGGTGCTGCTTATGGTACCAGAAAGAGCAACCTCGGTTTTAAGCCTTATGACGACAGAAGACTTCCGAACCCTCCGGGAATGGTGTATGTACAAGGAGGTAGAACTGTTCTAGGTTCTTTTGAAGAGGACCTTTATGGCTCTAGGGATAACATAGAAAGAACGGTAACAGTCAATTCTTTCTGGATGGATGAAACTGAAATCACAAACTCTCAATGGAGAGAATATGTGTTCTACCAATACAACCCTCAGGTATTAGATCTTCCGAAGAATATTGAAATTGAAAATCCTAACTCCAAGGGTGCTGCGGATTTAGCCGAGCCACCAGAGCCATTCTTACCTGATTATACTGGACCTACGCACAGCATTAGTAGTCCAAAAATGATGGAAGATATTATACCTGATGATAACGTTTGGACGAGTAGCTTTTCATTTAACGATGTTTATGCGGAAAATTACTACAGTAACCCAGGTTACAATGATTATCCCGTAGTAGGTGTTTCTTGGAGACAAGTGGTTGATTTCGCTAAATGGCGTACGGACAATGTAAACCTTAGCCTCATCTTTGAAATGGACTTTGAAGATCTTCCATTGGCTTTCCAAGAAGAGTTCATCGTAATCAACGAAACTACTGGTGATCCAGAATTGGCCATTGGTGGACAAATAATCGGGGATAACAACGGTGAAAAGCAAGTAATCTCTGTAGAAGACTTTGATGATTTCCAACAAGAGGTTGTCGAATTCATCAACGATCCACTAAACAAGCGTGAGTTTATAGAAAGAGGTATTTACTTACCGCAATTCCGTCTTCCAAATGAGGCAGAATGGGAATATGCAGCAAAAGCAACTATCGGTACGGTATACTTAGATGAAAATGAAGAGTATGGTCGTATTTACCCTTGGGATGGCAGAAGTACGCGAAACCCGTTTGGTAAGCGTAGAGGAAAGCAATTAGCCAACTTTAAAAGAGGCCGAGGAGATTATGCCGGTATCGCAGGAAACACGAATAACGATGGTTCGTCAATTCCAGAAAAAGTAGGCCAAAGAGAACCAAACGATTTCAACCTATTTAACATGGCTGGAAACGTGAGTGAGTGGGTTTTCGACACCTATCGACCACTTTCTTTTGGAGAGTTTGATGATTTAAACCCCGTGAGAAAAGATGGTACTGGCGACTCAGAAGAAAACTATGGCTGGCAATCGAGCCAAGTGGCTGATAGTATCTCTTACAACCCTCAACTAGAGTACCGATCGCTAGTAAATGATCGCTCAAAAGTCTACAAAGGTGGTTCTTGGAAAGATGTTGCCTACTGGATGGCTCCTGGTACGAGAAGGTTTACCGATATGGACCGAGCAAGCAGTACGATCGGATTCCGTTGTGCAATGATTTCAATCGGAGACGACATCAAGAAATAA
- a CDS encoding sensor histidine kinase, which translates to MNKTKLYWLLQFGGWGGLMLTSFLVMVLLLPTLPALVINTAIVFLAVFVSHRYRVYVKKRNWKDLRVPVLVPKVFVASVVQGIVLSVLSLLIVVGIITVLAVTHPALLDKLLSVPEIDGLDESTQEIIRQATLDSYSGNRIIVFAISFVISNTIYFISWSAIYFAYQFILKAREMEIEKWKLSASVKDAELSTLKAQINPHFIFNSLNNIRSLVVEDADRARDSITHLSDLLRFSIQFDQYEKVSLEKELEVVEDYLNLEAIQLEERLRYSFNIDEEAKEVLIPPMIIQTLVENAIKHSINNLPDGGEIIVSTRIDEESMSIYVKNTGQLNMKASVEGKKKRRGIGISNSRERLRLLYGQEARLAVENMNEQMVCATVRIPFK; encoded by the coding sequence ATGAACAAAACTAAACTGTATTGGCTGCTACAGTTTGGAGGCTGGGGCGGACTTATGCTTACCAGTTTCCTTGTAATGGTATTGCTCCTTCCGACATTACCTGCCTTGGTTATCAATACGGCGATAGTATTTTTAGCCGTATTTGTGAGTCATCGGTACCGAGTTTATGTCAAAAAAAGGAATTGGAAGGACTTGCGTGTACCAGTCCTCGTTCCCAAGGTATTCGTTGCCAGTGTAGTACAGGGAATTGTACTTTCCGTACTAAGTCTACTAATCGTGGTGGGTATTATTACAGTACTGGCCGTTACGCACCCGGCATTGCTCGATAAACTGCTAAGTGTTCCAGAAATTGACGGCTTAGACGAGTCAACCCAAGAAATCATAAGACAAGCTACTTTGGATTCATACTCTGGAAACCGAATCATAGTATTTGCCATAAGCTTTGTTATTAGCAATACCATCTACTTTATCAGTTGGTCGGCCATATATTTTGCCTATCAGTTCATTCTGAAGGCGCGTGAGATGGAAATTGAAAAATGGAAGCTTTCGGCGTCTGTAAAGGATGCAGAACTAAGTACGCTTAAGGCTCAAATCAATCCACACTTTATTTTTAATAGTTTAAATAATATTAGGTCCCTTGTAGTTGAAGATGCCGACCGGGCACGTGACTCTATCACTCATTTATCAGACTTGTTACGGTTTTCCATTCAATTCGATCAGTACGAGAAGGTTTCTTTAGAAAAGGAATTGGAAGTGGTGGAAGACTACCTGAATTTGGAAGCCATCCAACTGGAAGAGAGGCTACGGTATAGTTTTAACATAGATGAGGAGGCAAAAGAAGTATTAATTCCTCCGATGATCATTCAAACATTGGTTGAAAACGCTATAAAGCACAGTATAAATAACCTTCCTGATGGCGGAGAGATCATTGTTTCCACTCGAATTGATGAGGAAAGCATGAGTATTTATGTGAAAAACACGGGTCAGTTGAATATGAAGGCCTCTGTAGAGGGTAAAAAGAAACGTCGTGGAATAGGGATAAGTAATTCCAGAGAGCGATTGAGACTTTTGTATGGGCAGGAAGCTCGGTTAGCAGTTGAAAATATGAACGAACAAATGGTGTGCGCTACAGTAAGGATACCATTTAAGTAA
- a CDS encoding LytR/AlgR family response regulator transcription factor has product MKTLIIDDSRLARNELKRLLKEFDNVQIIGEAASADEAKEKIGELKPDLIFLDIQMPGKNGFQLLEELEVLPEVIFSTAYDEHALKAFEYNALDYLVKPVQKQRLAGSVAKVFDKIKKKEADQNENNDNLLTIHDQVFVKDGERCWFVQLSDIRLFEVSGNYTTVYFDTSKPMITRTLNYLESRLDDKTFFRANRQQIINLKWIERIEPWFSGSLRIYLKGGEEIDVSRRQTLKFKELMSF; this is encoded by the coding sequence ATGAAAACACTAATTATAGACGATTCAAGGTTAGCAAGAAACGAGTTAAAAAGGCTTTTGAAGGAATTTGACAATGTTCAGATCATTGGTGAGGCTGCTAGTGCCGATGAAGCCAAAGAAAAGATTGGTGAGTTAAAACCAGATTTGATTTTTCTGGATATTCAAATGCCTGGAAAAAATGGTTTTCAGTTGCTAGAAGAACTAGAGGTGTTGCCAGAAGTAATCTTCTCTACGGCTTACGACGAACATGCGCTGAAAGCTTTTGAATATAATGCACTTGACTATTTGGTTAAGCCAGTACAAAAGCAGCGATTAGCTGGGTCTGTAGCGAAGGTTTTCGACAAGATCAAGAAGAAAGAAGCGGACCAGAATGAAAACAATGACAATTTATTGACGATCCACGATCAAGTGTTTGTGAAGGATGGTGAGAGATGTTGGTTCGTGCAGTTATCGGATATAAGGTTATTTGAGGTAAGTGGTAATTATACAACGGTTTACTTCGACACATCTAAGCCGATGATCACCAGAACGTTGAACTATTTAGAATCTCGATTAGATGACAAAACGTTCTTTAGAGCAAACAGACAGCAAATCATTAACCTAAAGTGGATTGAAAGAATAGAGCCTTGGTTTAGCGGAAGTTTACGAATTTACCTGAAAGGTGGAGAGGAAATTGACGTTTCAAGAAGACAGACCCTGAAGTTTAAGGAGTTGATGAGTTTCTAA